Proteins from a single region of Crassaminicella profunda:
- a CDS encoding BCCT family transporter, with protein sequence MISKSTKSNLDSKLFWPAIIFTFLILGFAVFLPEKTLQVASAGQKWVTYDMGWLVQMGALGAFLFLLWLALGKYGNVKLGDKGDKPEFSNATYAFLMFTAGVGASLIYWAMGEPMYYLQAPPMFAKAGSVEATQWLTTYAIYHWGPIAWAIYCLPAVPFAYYLHKRKNRNLRLSALCSEVIGEKNVNSWIGYTINIIAIFGTLGAFSTSMGFTVDLLGAGINKIFGISNNIYLQVGIVLAFVFFYSFVMLAGMKKGVAKLSNICVYTALALGGFVLLVGPTRFIVSYFVDSLGVLSTNFFRMSLWSDPVQKSGFPQSWTMYYWAWYFAYLVMMGLFLARISKGRTIKQLILTCITSGAAGCAFFIAIFGGYAVNGQLTGELPIIEWMNTMGASSAIIEMISSLPLGPIILVIFLIVEFFLMSTTMTSATVAVSMMTTKELDADAEPNVKVRMAWTVGVAAVSMAAFFMGGSINTIKSMCVLVGFPMIILYIIMSVCLIKWLKQDYPHLNNTEI encoded by the coding sequence ATGATTTCTAAAAGTACGAAAAGCAATTTAGACAGTAAATTATTTTGGCCAGCAATTATATTTACATTTTTAATCTTAGGATTTGCAGTATTCCTTCCAGAAAAAACTTTGCAAGTAGCTAGTGCAGGGCAAAAGTGGGTAACTTATGATATGGGATGGCTAGTTCAAATGGGTGCTCTTGGAGCTTTCTTATTTTTATTATGGCTAGCTCTTGGAAAGTATGGAAACGTTAAATTAGGAGATAAAGGTGATAAACCCGAATTTTCTAATGCAACATATGCATTTTTAATGTTTACTGCTGGGGTTGGAGCAAGTCTTATTTATTGGGCAATGGGAGAGCCTATGTATTATTTGCAAGCGCCACCAATGTTTGCAAAAGCAGGTTCTGTTGAAGCAACTCAATGGTTAACAACCTATGCTATTTACCACTGGGGTCCAATTGCATGGGCAATCTATTGTTTACCAGCAGTTCCATTTGCTTATTATCTACACAAAAGAAAGAACAGAAACTTAAGATTGAGTGCTCTTTGTTCAGAGGTAATCGGTGAGAAAAATGTAAATTCATGGATAGGGTATACGATTAATATTATTGCTATCTTTGGAACACTAGGTGCATTTTCTACTTCTATGGGATTTACTGTGGATTTATTAGGTGCAGGAATCAATAAAATATTTGGAATTTCTAATAATATTTATTTACAAGTAGGGATTGTGTTAGCATTTGTATTCTTCTATAGTTTTGTAATGTTAGCCGGAATGAAAAAAGGAGTAGCTAAATTATCAAATATTTGTGTATATACAGCTTTAGCATTAGGTGGATTTGTTTTACTTGTAGGACCAACTAGATTTATCGTATCCTATTTTGTTGATAGTTTAGGGGTATTAAGTACAAACTTCTTTAGAATGAGTCTTTGGTCAGATCCAGTTCAAAAATCAGGATTTCCTCAATCATGGACAATGTATTATTGGGCTTGGTACTTTGCATATCTAGTAATGATGGGATTATTCTTAGCACGTATATCAAAGGGTAGAACAATTAAGCAATTAATACTAACTTGTATTACTTCAGGTGCAGCAGGTTGTGCATTCTTCATTGCAATATTTGGAGGATATGCAGTAAATGGACAATTGACAGGTGAATTACCAATCATAGAATGGATGAATACTATGGGAGCATCATCTGCAATTATTGAAATGATATCGTCTTTACCGTTAGGACCTATTATACTAGTTATTTTCTTGATTGTTGAATTTTTCCTAATGTCTACAACAATGACATCAGCAACAGTTGCAGTATCTATGATGACAACAAAAGAGTTAGATGCAGATGCAGAACCTAATGTAAAAGTAAGAATGGCGTGGACAGTAGGGGTAGCAGCTGTAAGTATGGCAGCATTCTTTATGGGAGGATCTATTAATACGATTAAATCAATGTGTGTTTTAGTAGGATTTCCAATGATCATTTTATATATAATCATGTCTGTATGTCTAATTAAGTGGCTAAAGCAAGATTATCCACACTTAAACAATACTGAAATATAA